TGCCGATCGTGAAGGCATTGGTCGGCGGGGGCGGCGCGGTGAACGACTTGGCGTAGCTCTTCTGCGCCGCCGCTGCCGCCTTGCCGTCGATACCCGCAACCGGATCGGTATTGGCCGAGCCCTGCGGGTTGAGCGTCTGCATTTCCTTGATCTGGTTGACCGAGTCGCCGAAGGTGGCGTCCCAGTGCGGCGTGGAACTCAGGCAGCCGGCGAGCGCGGCGCTCAAGCCGGCGCACAGTGCCATGCGGATCAGTGTGTTGGTGGTGGTCATGTCGATCTCCGGTAGGCCGCGCATTACTGCGAGGCGTGTGAGTCGCTGGTTTCCGGCGTGGCCGGGAGCACAGCCACGGATGCGGCCGCACTCGGAGCGGGCGCGGGCGTGGGCGCGGGAACCGGCGCCGGGGCGGGCGCCGACGCTCCCGCAGCCGGTGCGGCGCGCTTCGTGCCTTCCATGTGGCCGGTCAGGTACACGTTCGCTTCGCCGGCGTCGCCGAAGCCGTCGGTGGGCAACGGATAGTGCTGCGGCAACGGTTTGGCCAGACGCGGCGTAACGACGAACACCAGTTCGGTCTTGTCCTGCTCGTAGCTCGTGCTGCGAAACAGCGCGCCGAGCACGGGCAACTCCGCGGCGCCGGGCAAGCCCTTGATCGAACCGGTCACGTTGCTCTTCAAAAGGCCGCCTATCGCGAAGCTCTGACCGTCGAACACCTGCAGCGTGGTGGAGGCGCGGCGCGTCGTGATCAACGGCAGGATCGACGTGGTGTTCGAGTTGCCGGCGCTCACCACCACGCCGGTGGACGACAGTTCGGACACTTCCGGCGCGACCTTCAGGTTGATGCGTCCGCCTTCGAGCACGGTCGGCGTGAAGGTGAGGCCGACACCGTACTGCTCTTCCTGCAGCACGATGGTGGTGCCGCCGGAGCCGTTGCTTTGCGGCACCGGAATATAGACCTTGCCGCCCGCGAGGAAACTCGCTTCCTGGCCGCTGATCGCCATCAGATTCGGCTCGGCGAGGATCTTCACGAGCTGATCGGTTTTCTGCGCGTCGACCGCGAACCTGAGCGGCGAATTGTTCGCTTTCGACGCGGTCAGCGCGCTGAGTCCGCCCGACAGATAGTCGGCCAGCAAGCCGAAGCTCCAGCTGCCGATGCCGCCGTTGATATTGGCCGCCATGCCGAGCTGGTCGATCAACGTCTTCGACACTTCGGCGACCTTCACTTCGAGCATCACCTGCTGCGGCGCGGCCACGTGCATCATGTTGATGATGCGCTCGCCGCTCGCGCTGCCGAGCGAGGGCGCCGGCGCGCCCATCGCGCGCGGCGCGGCGCCGACCGGCAACGGGCCGCTGCCCATCGGCGCGGCGCCTTGCAACGCGGTGGCCGGGCGGGCCACGAAGGCGCGCGCCAGCTCGAGCACGCGTTCGGCCTTGACCGCGTCGGAGACGGTGCCGGTCAGCACCAGCGAGTCGGCGGCGGCCTTCACCTGAATGCCGGTTTCCTCCGGCATCAGCGCGGCGAGGGTTTGTTGCAGTCCGCCCGGATCCGCGCCGACGCTCACGTCGATGATCGTGCAGGAGCCGCTGCGCCCTTGCACGATCATGTTGGTGGTGCCGACATCGGAGCCGAGCAGATAAAGCGTTTGCGGGGATACGAGCATGGCCTGCACGATCGACGGATTGCCGACCGTGCGGCTCTTCACCGGTTCGCGCACGTCGATCATCGCGGACTTGCCGACCGGGATCGTCACCGAGCTATGGTCGGCGACCGGGCCGCTGCAGTTCGGGCCGCGGCTGCCTTGCTGCGCGCCGCCGGAGGAAGCGCCCGGGCCCATGCCGCTGGCGGCGATGGTCAGACGCACCGAGCCGTTCGACGCCACCGTGAGCGGCACGTCCGGCAGTCCCGGCACGCCCGCTGCCGCGTTCTGGCCGGCCGCTTGCGCCACCGGCAGCATCGTCAGGTACATGCCGAGCAGCACGCCGGTGCAGGCTTCGGCGATCCGGGTGCGGCCCCGTGGCGAGCGCGAAT
Above is a genomic segment from Paraburkholderia aromaticivorans containing:
- a CDS encoding type II and III secretion system protein family protein; the protein is MNARTTQRASAPQHPPGPREANSRSPRGRTRIAEACTGVLLGMYLTMLPVAQAAGQNAAAGVPGLPDVPLTVASNGSVRLTIAASGMGPGASSGGAQQGSRGPNCSGPVADHSSVTIPVGKSAMIDVREPVKSRTVGNPSIVQAMLVSPQTLYLLGSDVGTTNMIVQGRSGSCTIIDVSVGADPGGLQQTLAALMPEETGIQVKAAADSLVLTGTVSDAVKAERVLELARAFVARPATALQGAAPMGSGPLPVGAAPRAMGAPAPSLGSASGERIINMMHVAAPQQVMLEVKVAEVSKTLIDQLGMAANINGGIGSWSFGLLADYLSGGLSALTASKANNSPLRFAVDAQKTDQLVKILAEPNLMAISGQEASFLAGGKVYIPVPQSNGSGGTTIVLQEEQYGVGLTFTPTVLEGGRINLKVAPEVSELSSTGVVVSAGNSNTTSILPLITTRRASTTLQVFDGQSFAIGGLLKSNVTGSIKGLPGAAELPVLGALFRSTSYEQDKTELVFVVTPRLAKPLPQHYPLPTDGFGDAGEANVYLTGHMEGTKRAAPAAGASAPAPAPVPAPTPAPAPSAAASVAVLPATPETSDSHASQ